The following are encoded together in the Aerococcus mictus genome:
- the galU gene encoding UTP--glucose-1-phosphate uridylyltransferase GalU, translating into MTKVRKAIIPAAGLGTRFLPATKAMAKEMLPIVDKPTIQFIVEEALASGIEDILIITGKNKRPIEDHFDSNIELEENLHAKGKDDLLEIVQETIGLNLFFKRQSYPKGLGDAVLQAKAFVGDEPFVVMLGDDLMEDAVPLTKQLIDAYHETHASNIAVMRVPHEDTSKYGIIDPEAQYKDGIYNVRQFVEKPDPSEAPSDLAIIGRYLLTPEIFDLLETQEPGAGNEIQLTDAIDRLNKTQRVFALEFTGQRYDVGNKLEYMKTCISYGLRHPEIKDDLRAYLLDLEKELK; encoded by the coding sequence ATGACGAAAGTAAGAAAAGCCATTATCCCTGCAGCTGGTTTAGGAACCCGTTTCTTGCCAGCCACCAAGGCTATGGCCAAAGAAATGTTACCAATTGTTGATAAACCCACCATCCAATTCATCGTGGAAGAGGCGCTGGCCAGTGGGATCGAGGATATTCTAATCATTACTGGGAAGAACAAACGTCCCATCGAGGACCACTTTGACTCCAATATTGAACTGGAAGAAAACCTCCACGCCAAGGGCAAGGACGACTTACTGGAAATTGTCCAAGAAACCATTGGTCTCAACCTCTTCTTCAAGCGCCAATCCTATCCTAAGGGGCTAGGGGACGCGGTTCTCCAAGCCAAGGCCTTTGTCGGCGACGAACCCTTTGTGGTGATGCTGGGCGATGACTTGATGGAAGATGCAGTTCCTTTGACAAAACAATTGATCGACGCTTATCATGAAACTCATGCCTCAAATATTGCCGTTATGCGGGTGCCCCACGAAGATACCAGCAAGTACGGCATTATCGATCCGGAAGCCCAATACAAGGACGGGATCTATAATGTCCGCCAATTCGTGGAAAAACCTGATCCTAGCGAAGCGCCGAGTGACTTGGCCATTATCGGTCGTTATCTCCTCACTCCAGAAATCTTTGACCTCTTGGAAACCCAAGAACCTGGAGCCGGGAACGAAATCCAATTGACTGACGCCATTGACCGTCTGAACAAAACACAAAGGGTCTTTGCCCTTGAATTCACCGGCCAACGCTATGATGTCGGCAATAAGTTAGAATATATGAAAACCTGTATTTCCTATGGCCTCCGCCATCCAGAAATCAAAGATGACTTACGCGCCTACCTACTTGACTTAGAGAAGGAATTGAAATAA
- a CDS encoding NAD(P)H-dependent glycerol-3-phosphate dehydrogenase, with protein sequence MVKQAISLLGAGSWGTALAMVLAENGHQVTLWTHRQNQADEINQAHTNAAYLKEASLPKDIVATSDLEAAVKGAQVIGFVVPTNAIRGVADQVAAILQAEDSKADSPLIFHAAKGLELETHERVSVILEDSFKDLAIQGPVVLSGPSHAEEVARRDITGITAACQDLKAAEALQELFMNAYFRVYTNDDVVGVELGGALKNIIALCSGALAGLGFGDNAKAILMTRGLAEITRLGVALGADPFTFAGLSGIGDLIVTCTSPFSRNWQAGYQIGQGKSVSEVLDHMGMIVEGVHTTKSAYELAQSVGIEMPITQTTYQVLYDHKDLRKLVEDLMKRQGKQEVGLDRLALEQSLAKQARLND encoded by the coding sequence ATGGTAAAACAAGCAATTAGCTTACTAGGTGCTGGTTCCTGGGGGACGGCCTTGGCCATGGTCTTAGCGGAAAATGGCCACCAGGTGACCCTCTGGACCCACCGGCAAAATCAGGCGGATGAAATCAACCAAGCACACACCAATGCCGCCTATTTAAAAGAGGCCAGCTTGCCCAAGGACATTGTCGCAACCTCTGACCTGGAAGCGGCGGTTAAAGGCGCCCAAGTGATCGGCTTTGTGGTCCCCACCAACGCGATCCGTGGGGTAGCCGACCAAGTGGCGGCTATTTTACAAGCTGAGGACTCAAAGGCAGACTCGCCCCTGATCTTCCATGCGGCTAAGGGGCTAGAATTAGAGACCCATGAGCGGGTATCGGTGATTTTGGAAGACAGTTTTAAGGACTTGGCCATTCAAGGCCCGGTCGTTTTATCGGGACCCAGCCATGCGGAAGAAGTGGCCCGCCGTGATATCACCGGTATTACCGCAGCCTGCCAAGATTTGAAGGCGGCTGAAGCCCTCCAAGAACTCTTTATGAACGCTTATTTTCGGGTCTACACCAATGACGACGTGGTCGGGGTGGAACTAGGAGGTGCCTTAAAAAATATTATTGCCCTCTGTTCTGGCGCCCTGGCTGGTTTGGGATTTGGTGATAATGCCAAGGCCATCTTGATGACCCGGGGCCTGGCGGAAATTACCCGACTCGGGGTGGCCTTAGGAGCAGACCCCTTTACCTTTGCGGGTTTGAGCGGGATTGGTGACTTAATTGTAACTTGTACCTCGCCCTTTTCCAGGAACTGGCAGGCCGGCTACCAAATTGGTCAGGGCAAGTCGGTCAGTGAAGTCCTCGACCACATGGGGATGATCGTAGAAGGTGTCCATACCACCAAGTCGGCCTATGAATTGGCCCAATCGGTCGGTATCGAAATGCCCATCACCCAAACCACCTACCAGGTTCTCTATGACCACAAAGATTTAAGGAAACTCGTCGAAGACCTGATGAAACGCCAAGGCAAGCAAGAAGTCGGCTTAGACCGCCTGGCCTTAGAACAGTCCTTGGCCAAGCAAGCCCGGCTGAATGATTAG
- the lgt gene encoding prolipoprotein diacylglyceryl transferase: MMTTLLGQLLPSLNLLAIDPVAFSFLGIEIRWYGIIIALGMFLAVELILKEIERKGFDSDQVMDMIMWAVPIGFIGARLYYVIFEWDYYRENLGEIIAIWQGGIAIYGGVIAGALTAIIYAKRHKMKVSFLADVIMPYLLLAQGIGRWGNFVNQEAHGGPVSEGFLRETLHLPNFIVEQMSINGQYYHPTFLYESLWNLLGVGVLLFLRHRHKTLKLGETGLLYLIWYGTGRFFIEGLRTDSLYLGPIRVSQALSLVLVVAGIALLIYRRTKQGDLPYYSDYNYLSKRRAQVKQEKSA, translated from the coding sequence ATGATGACGACCTTACTCGGACAGCTTTTGCCCAGCCTTAACCTCCTGGCTATTGACCCAGTGGCCTTTTCCTTTTTAGGGATTGAGATCCGTTGGTACGGGATTATTATTGCCCTGGGCATGTTTTTGGCGGTGGAGCTGATTCTGAAAGAGATTGAGCGCAAGGGGTTTGATAGCGACCAGGTCATGGACATGATCATGTGGGCGGTGCCCATCGGTTTTATCGGAGCCCGGCTCTATTATGTGATCTTTGAGTGGGACTACTACCGGGAAAACCTGGGAGAAATTATTGCCATTTGGCAGGGCGGTATTGCCATTTATGGGGGCGTTATCGCGGGCGCTTTGACGGCGATTATCTATGCCAAGCGCCATAAGATGAAGGTGAGCTTTTTGGCGGATGTGATCATGCCTTACTTACTCCTGGCCCAAGGAATTGGCCGTTGGGGTAACTTTGTTAACCAAGAAGCCCACGGTGGCCCAGTTAGCGAAGGATTCTTACGGGAGACCTTGCACTTACCCAATTTTATCGTTGAGCAAATGTCTATTAACGGCCAATACTACCATCCCACCTTTCTCTACGAATCCCTGTGGAATTTACTGGGGGTAGGGGTCTTACTCTTCCTCCGCCACCGTCATAAGACTTTAAAACTTGGCGAGACCGGGCTCTTATATCTGATTTGGTATGGGACGGGACGGTTCTTCATTGAAGGCTTGCGGACTGATTCCCTCTACCTGGGGCCGATCCGGGTCTCCCAGGCCCTGTCCTTAGTCCTAGTGGTCGCGGGGATTGCCCTCTTGATCTACCGGCGTACGAAACAAGGGGACCTGCCTTATTACAGCGACTATAACTATTTAAGCAAGCGGCGGGCCCAAGTGAAGCAGGAGAAATCAGCCTAA
- the hprK gene encoding HPr(Ser) kinase/phosphatase — protein sequence MEAVTVKELRDQLGLKVLQGEEYLDRLIQTSDISRPGLELSGYFNYYPSERVQLFGRNEHSYLKKMTSDERLLIMRRMSREDTPVFIFSRDLMPEYEVFQAAEENKIPILQGSAVTTRLYSNITTYLQERLAPRVSKHGVFVDVYGLGIMIIGDSGIGKSETALELIKNGHRLVADDRVELHKRDDYSIVGEAPAILQNMIEIRGLGIINVLTLFGAGAVKQAQQLHLIVRLVMWDDDEDYERLGSEPEMVSLLGVDVPQITVPVRTGRNSSNIVEVAAMNLRANNMGYNAGKEFEERLTHLIQANQEADAKTHAEKEQAEAGDES from the coding sequence ATGGAAGCAGTAACCGTTAAAGAGCTCAGGGACCAGCTTGGGCTAAAGGTGCTCCAGGGAGAGGAGTATTTAGACCGTTTGATTCAAACCAGCGACATTTCCCGTCCGGGCTTGGAATTATCGGGTTATTTTAACTACTATCCCTCGGAACGGGTCCAATTATTTGGCCGGAACGAGCACTCCTATTTGAAGAAAATGACTAGTGATGAGCGGCTCTTGATTATGCGACGGATGTCCCGGGAAGATACGCCGGTCTTTATTTTCTCCCGCGACTTGATGCCAGAGTATGAGGTCTTTCAAGCGGCCGAAGAAAATAAAATTCCAATTTTACAGGGGAGTGCGGTAACGACCCGGCTCTATTCCAATATCACCACCTATCTCCAAGAACGTTTGGCACCCCGGGTGTCCAAGCATGGTGTCTTTGTGGATGTTTATGGTTTAGGGATTATGATTATTGGGGACAGCGGGATTGGTAAGTCCGAAACCGCTCTGGAATTAATTAAAAACGGCCACCGTCTTGTGGCGGATGACCGGGTGGAACTCCATAAACGCGATGACTATTCCATCGTGGGCGAGGCGCCGGCCATCTTACAAAATATGATCGAAATCCGCGGCCTGGGCATTATTAATGTCCTCACCCTCTTTGGGGCTGGGGCGGTTAAACAGGCCCAACAACTCCACTTGATCGTCCGCTTAGTCATGTGGGATGACGATGAAGACTATGAACGTTTAGGTTCGGAGCCGGAAATGGTTTCTCTCCTCGGAGTGGATGTGCCTCAAATTACCGTGCCTGTCCGCACCGGGCGGAATTCCTCTAATATCGTGGAAGTGGCGGCCATGAATCTTCGGGCCAACAATATGGGCTACAATGCCGGTAAGGAATTCGAAGAAAGACTGACCCACCTCATCCAAGCCAACCAGGAAGCGGATGCTAAGACCCACGCCGAAAAGGAACAGGCGGAAGCGGGCGATGAGTCATGA
- a CDS encoding phage holin family protein: MIRNIIRLLIQAIILQGLGRIFWPEVYIQDFGSAVIVVLVIAILYKLVYPILKILALPINFLTLGLFNLVLNGFIFWLASSLMGTAYFWISSFFYCMVLALIYGLAQELLKKIFDPYRNDY; the protein is encoded by the coding sequence ATGATTAGAAATATTATTCGTCTCTTGATCCAAGCCATTATCCTTCAAGGACTGGGCCGGATTTTCTGGCCAGAGGTCTATATCCAGGACTTTGGCTCAGCGGTGATTGTGGTTTTAGTCATCGCGATTCTCTACAAGTTGGTTTACCCAATTTTGAAAATTTTAGCCTTGCCGATAAACTTTCTGACCCTGGGTTTATTTAACCTGGTCTTGAATGGTTTTATCTTCTGGCTGGCTTCCTCCCTGATGGGGACAGCTTATTTCTGGATTTCTTCCTTCTTCTACTGCATGGTGCTGGCCCTGATCTATGGTCTGGCCCAAGAACTCTTGAAGAAAATCTTTGATCCTTACCGGAATGATTATTAG
- a CDS encoding PspC domain-containing protein yields MKALKRSLTNRVFAGVCGGFADYFGISAVWLRIAFAVALFTPLRYLAIFIYLALMVLIPNESIINFKRTFFGGGQGTRRRTNPRQEAYTQSEDDVEPVYRDLNKRQIKEVEKVKVDHD; encoded by the coding sequence ATGAAAGCATTGAAACGCTCATTAACCAACCGAGTTTTTGCTGGGGTTTGTGGTGGTTTTGCTGATTACTTTGGTATTTCCGCAGTTTGGCTCCGGATTGCCTTTGCGGTGGCTCTTTTTACTCCGCTACGTTACCTAGCTATTTTTATCTACCTGGCCCTGATGGTCTTAATCCCTAATGAAAGTATCATCAACTTTAAGCGGACTTTCTTTGGGGGAGGCCAAGGGACTAGACGGCGGACGAATCCGCGCCAAGAGGCTTATACACAGAGTGAAGATGATGTGGAACCGGTCTATCGGGACTTGAACAAACGCCAAATTAAGGAAGTGGAGAAGGTTAAGGTCGACCATGATTAG
- a CDS encoding AAA family ATPase yields the protein MIPLRLEMNAFGSYRDLTVIDFDRVRPYGLFMISGDTGAGKTTLFDAITYALYGGASGSSREASELKSRFATDLDLAYVRFTFDSDGHHYQVYRQPKQTGPGAVEGRSKAYPSEVLEVNVDGKLVSGKKNELETYLKEAIGLDKSQFTQIVMLPQGEFKRLLEASSRDKEEIFTHIFHTEAINRFQTYLQDQYSQVKSDLDRLKKNHDAAQERLKTLLRSEDQALLEGRLKDQGEAKLGQLLADFLATKEADFKQASQDLENLEAKRTQLSQVLDYFDAQADLSQEKDRLEAKQSQMADLKTAYQNYQASLAFYQALKDQAQAQAEAKDLEQSQARLAQEEKDHQAARANYDKDWEAQKENLERLPQIKEAIDQVQAGLKDWVTYASTQQEVQAGQAELEDLETSYQKGQDQVASLEEAISQGQAQVDQLSQAILDPDSLSQEKEAVKESGRQLADLKSGLDQLQSFDQAIQKGEADFRQAEQTWQKANQAYLEAKQTYQRNLAGIMAQDLSPDSPCPVCGSFDHPDPAQVSADTSAEDLDQGQVDQLEAQAQTASQAYQEASQALNYHKQSRANLCRQYDFDPKATITDWQDRLDQAQSAYKQASAAYQEKYDKDQANQKALAEEKEKVKGQETQLQTLKQGLSKSEGQVSRQKAYLDQVTDRLKQSQALLIGDSQAALEEKAQALKTEAKDLEALGQKLAQREQTLKEKAAVLTTKRDYQEAAVKKNQEQSQAIAERLDQARRESDLSDDQVKALHQSDRDWQAISQTLSAYSNQVYAYKKALEALKAKEKDLAIDQDQATYQKEKINLDQSYDQAASQLSQEREDLIRLKDQVALLTDLWQDYQDRYQSFGDLKKLSDVANGKLNKSQRISFQRYILGIYLDWIVERANQRFYQMTNGKYYFKRAEDEIGGNQAKGLNLNVFDSYTASERSVHSLSGGESFQASLALALGLSDVIQEEAGTVDVGMLFIDEGFGTLDSETLQQALDTLVDLHQRSGRLIAVISHREELKQELPIQLAVEMTPSGSQCHWQGLPGAEE from the coding sequence ATGATTCCCTTACGTTTAGAAATGAATGCCTTTGGTTCTTACCGGGACCTGACCGTGATTGACTTTGACCGGGTCCGGCCCTATGGCTTGTTTATGATTTCAGGAGATACTGGGGCGGGTAAGACCACTCTCTTTGACGCCATCACCTATGCCCTCTACGGGGGCGCCTCGGGATCGAGTCGGGAAGCTAGTGAACTCAAGTCCCGTTTTGCCACCGACTTGGACCTAGCCTATGTGCGCTTTACCTTTGACAGTGATGGTCACCACTATCAGGTCTACCGTCAGCCCAAACAAACTGGCCCCGGAGCGGTGGAAGGGCGGTCTAAGGCCTATCCTTCTGAAGTGCTGGAAGTCAATGTTGACGGCAAGTTGGTGTCGGGGAAGAAAAATGAGCTAGAAACTTATCTCAAAGAGGCTATCGGTTTAGATAAGTCCCAATTTACCCAAATCGTTATGCTGCCCCAGGGCGAGTTCAAGCGCCTGCTGGAGGCCTCAAGCCGGGACAAGGAGGAAATTTTTACCCACATCTTCCATACCGAGGCCATTAACCGCTTCCAGACCTACTTGCAAGACCAATACAGCCAGGTCAAGAGCGACTTAGACCGCCTCAAGAAAAACCACGATGCGGCCCAAGAACGCTTAAAGACCTTGCTTCGTTCAGAAGACCAAGCGCTGTTAGAAGGTCGTTTAAAAGATCAGGGGGAGGCCAAGCTAGGCCAGCTTTTAGCTGATTTTTTAGCGACCAAAGAAGCGGACTTCAAGCAAGCCAGCCAAGACCTGGAAAATCTGGAAGCTAAGCGAACTCAGCTCAGCCAAGTCTTAGATTACTTTGACGCCCAAGCCGACCTATCCCAAGAAAAAGACCGCCTAGAAGCCAAGCAAAGCCAGATGGCTGATTTAAAAACGGCCTATCAAAACTACCAGGCTTCTTTAGCCTTCTACCAGGCCTTAAAAGACCAAGCCCAGGCCCAAGCAGAGGCTAAGGACCTGGAACAAAGTCAGGCCAGACTGGCCCAGGAAGAAAAAGACCACCAAGCCGCCCGAGCCAACTATGACAAGGACTGGGAGGCGCAAAAAGAAAACTTGGAGCGCTTGCCGCAGATTAAAGAAGCCATCGACCAAGTCCAAGCCGGTCTCAAGGACTGGGTCACTTATGCCAGCACCCAACAGGAAGTCCAAGCTGGTCAGGCTGAATTAGAAGACCTGGAAACTAGTTACCAAAAGGGCCAAGACCAAGTGGCTAGTCTAGAAGAAGCCATCAGCCAAGGCCAGGCCCAAGTGGACCAACTAAGCCAGGCCATTCTTGACCCCGACAGCCTGAGCCAAGAAAAGGAAGCGGTCAAAGAGTCCGGCCGTCAACTGGCTGACTTAAAATCCGGACTCGACCAGCTCCAATCCTTTGACCAAGCCATTCAAAAGGGAGAAGCGGACTTCCGCCAGGCGGAGCAGACCTGGCAAAAAGCCAACCAGGCCTACTTGGAAGCTAAGCAGACCTACCAACGCAATCTGGCCGGGATTATGGCCCAGGACCTCAGTCCGGACAGTCCTTGTCCAGTTTGCGGGAGCTTTGACCATCCTGATCCGGCCCAAGTCAGTGCCGACACGTCTGCTGAAGACTTGGACCAAGGCCAAGTGGACCAATTAGAAGCCCAGGCCCAAACGGCTAGCCAAGCCTACCAAGAAGCTAGCCAGGCCCTCAACTACCACAAGCAGAGTCGGGCCAACTTGTGTAGGCAATATGACTTTGACCCTAAGGCCACTATCACTGACTGGCAAGACCGGCTGGACCAAGCTCAGAGTGCCTATAAGCAAGCCAGTGCGGCTTACCAAGAGAAATACGACAAAGACCAGGCTAATCAAAAAGCCCTGGCGGAAGAAAAGGAAAAGGTTAAAGGCCAAGAAACTCAGCTGCAAACTCTTAAGCAGGGACTTTCTAAAAGTGAAGGTCAGGTCAGCCGGCAAAAAGCTTATTTGGATCAAGTGACAGACCGGCTTAAGCAGTCTCAAGCTCTCTTGATTGGAGATTCTCAAGCTGCCTTAGAAGAAAAAGCCCAAGCCCTTAAGACAGAAGCCAAAGACTTGGAAGCTTTAGGGCAAAAATTAGCCCAAAGAGAGCAAACTTTGAAAGAAAAAGCTGCCGTCCTCACCACCAAGCGGGACTACCAAGAAGCGGCGGTCAAGAAAAACCAAGAACAGTCTCAGGCCATTGCTGAGCGTTTAGACCAAGCCCGAAGAGAATCGGATCTTAGTGATGACCAGGTCAAGGCCCTCCACCAAAGTGACCGTGACTGGCAGGCGATAAGCCAAACTTTATCTGCTTATTCTAACCAGGTCTATGCCTATAAAAAGGCGCTGGAGGCCTTAAAGGCAAAAGAAAAAGACTTGGCTATTGATCAAGACCAAGCCACTTACCAAAAGGAAAAAATCAACCTCGACCAATCCTATGACCAAGCCGCTAGCCAATTAAGTCAGGAGCGGGAAGACCTTATCCGGCTCAAGGACCAAGTCGCTCTCCTGACTGACTTATGGCAGGACTACCAAGACCGCTACCAGAGCTTTGGCGACTTGAAGAAGCTGTCTGATGTCGCCAATGGGAAGCTCAACAAGAGTCAACGGATTTCCTTCCAACGTTATATTTTAGGAATTTACTTGGACTGGATTGTCGAGCGGGCCAACCAGCGTTTCTACCAAATGACCAATGGCAAGTATTACTTTAAGCGAGCGGAGGATGAGATCGGAGGCAACCAGGCTAAGGGGCTTAATCTCAATGTCTTTGACTCCTATACCGCCAGCGAACGCAGCGTCCACTCCCTGTCAGGGGGCGAAAGTTTCCAAGCCTCCCTGGCCTTAGCTTTGGGCCTTAGTGATGTGATCCAGGAAGAAGCTGGGACAGTTGATGTGGGGATGCTCTTTATTGATGAAGGTTTCGGGACCTTGGACTCGGAAACCCTCCAACAGGCCCTCGATACCCTGGTGGACCTCCACCAACGTTCGGGCCGCTTAATTGCTGTCATCTCCCACCGGGAAGAACTGAAGCAGGAATTACCCATCCAGTTAGCGGTCGAAATGACCCCTAGCGGCAGCCAATGTCACTGGCAAGGCCTGCCGGGAGCGGAGGAGTAG
- a CDS encoding exonuclease SbcCD subunit D gives MKIIHTSDWHIGKIVNDRSMLADQEVVFHQLIDEFKALEPDLVIIAGDFYDRSLPSRDSVRLANELIDRLMVELTCPVAIIAGNHDAGERIAYGARAYERQNVHLAGLPQKVPQSVELDGARVYLLPYADYQVIRELYQDPTIDSLEKAAAKQVQAIKGQESFDPDQLNLIVYHGYVTSSSLDEAGADLEESESERPLSIGTTEYVPSRVFQDFDYVALGHLHGAQRVKGEQVRYSGSPLKYSKSEAHHHKQYLEVDLTKESIQVTKHMIQPQHDVRVIKTSFDQALTGQSEDYIYFELTDQTPVHDGMNRLRENYPNIMNLEYVNIGQVSAQLEGKISKDKLSRQVADPLELFADFYQETLGQTLTEAQNQAVEAAWLAAQKGQETD, from the coding sequence ATGAAAATTATCCATACTTCCGACTGGCATATTGGGAAGATTGTTAATGACCGGTCCATGTTGGCTGACCAGGAAGTGGTCTTCCACCAGCTGATTGATGAGTTCAAGGCGCTTGAGCCGGACTTGGTGATTATTGCGGGCGATTTTTACGACCGGTCGCTTCCCAGCCGGGATAGTGTTCGTTTGGCCAATGAACTGATTGATCGATTAATGGTGGAGTTGACCTGCCCTGTGGCCATTATTGCTGGCAACCACGATGCTGGCGAGCGGATTGCCTACGGGGCCCGGGCCTATGAACGCCAAAATGTCCACCTAGCGGGTTTACCACAAAAAGTCCCTCAATCTGTCGAATTAGACGGAGCCCGGGTCTATCTCCTCCCCTATGCCGACTACCAGGTCATCCGCGAGCTCTACCAAGACCCGACCATTGACAGTTTGGAAAAGGCCGCAGCTAAACAGGTCCAAGCCATCAAGGGCCAGGAATCCTTTGACCCTGACCAATTGAATCTAATTGTCTACCACGGCTATGTGACTTCATCTAGCTTGGATGAAGCCGGGGCTGACTTAGAAGAATCGGAGTCAGAGCGGCCCTTATCGATTGGCACCACCGAATATGTGCCCAGCCGGGTCTTTCAAGACTTTGACTATGTGGCTTTGGGTCACTTGCACGGGGCGCAACGGGTCAAGGGTGAACAGGTTCGCTACAGTGGCAGTCCGCTCAAGTACTCCAAGTCCGAAGCCCACCACCATAAGCAGTATTTGGAGGTTGATTTGACCAAGGAATCAATCCAGGTCACCAAGCATATGATCCAACCCCAACACGATGTCCGCGTGATTAAGACCAGCTTTGACCAGGCCTTAACGGGGCAGTCGGAGGACTATATTTACTTTGAACTGACTGACCAGACCCCAGTCCATGACGGGATGAACCGGCTGCGGGAGAATTATCCCAATATTATGAACCTGGAATATGTGAATATCGGCCAGGTCAGCGCCCAGCTTGAGGGGAAAATCAGTAAAGACAAGCTCAGCCGCCAAGTGGCTGACCCCTTAGAGCTCTTCGCCGACTTCTACCAAGAAACCCTGGGCCAGACCCTGACCGAAGCGCAAAATCAGGCGGTGGAGGCGGCCTGGTTAGCGGCCCAAAAAGGCCAGGAAACTGACTAG